One segment of Curtobacterium sp. MR_MD2014 DNA contains the following:
- the menD gene encoding 2-succinyl-5-enolpyruvyl-6-hydroxy-3-cyclohexene-1-carboxylic-acid synthase — protein sequence MNDATATNETTTAPPIADGSAGSGSAATDFALALLRELARAGVTDVVVSPGSRSQALALAAVALERAGGTTVHVRLDERTAGFFALGLAVESGRPAAVVTTSGTAVANLHPAVLEAHHSGVPMVVLSADRPDELRGIGSNQTTVQPGMFGPAVSFVRDVQAPTADGAVDADAVRTLAREAVAVAAGHTGQPGPVQLNVAFREPLSAGLRAEDVAAVPHDEVDTDHARRRVHAGLPVVELAPDDAPATVVIAGHDAGEDAERIAWELGAPLLAEVSSGARFGRNLVVAYRELLRDPELGGAVRRAVVLGHPTLSREVPALLQRADVETIVVRGPGADPFDPARASRPDAATTFVSDVRVTGRTTPGHRAWVGRWVTTSRALLGDGDAGPDLDAKRSGDRAERNRYLRDEVALRRRPVDRTMLVDAVWGATWPHDRLVLGASQLIRVADAHVPGKKVRVHANRGLAGIDGTVSTALGIAAALERTPDSVGTTRVLVGDLTFLHDLGAFVTGTEEPTHRVQVVVGNDGGGAIFRGLEVAATTPEQDMRRMMTTPQHVDVERVVTGLGWSYRRAGTWGDLEGALTDPAQRLVVEVPLTD from the coding sequence ATGAACGACGCGACCGCGACGAACGAGACGACGACCGCCCCGCCGATCGCTGACGGGTCCGCGGGGTCCGGCAGCGCTGCCACCGACTTCGCCCTGGCACTCCTGCGGGAACTCGCCCGTGCCGGGGTGACCGACGTCGTCGTCAGCCCGGGCTCCCGGTCGCAGGCGCTCGCCCTCGCGGCGGTCGCGCTCGAGCGCGCGGGCGGCACGACGGTGCACGTCCGGCTCGACGAGCGGACCGCCGGGTTCTTCGCCCTCGGGCTCGCCGTCGAGTCCGGCCGTCCGGCCGCGGTCGTCACGACCTCGGGCACCGCCGTCGCCAACCTGCACCCGGCCGTGCTCGAGGCGCACCACTCCGGCGTGCCGATGGTCGTCCTCTCCGCCGACCGGCCGGACGAGCTGCGGGGCATCGGCAGCAACCAGACCACGGTCCAGCCGGGCATGTTCGGCCCTGCCGTGTCCTTCGTGCGCGACGTGCAGGCGCCCACCGCGGACGGCGCTGTCGACGCGGACGCCGTCCGGACGCTCGCCCGGGAGGCCGTCGCCGTCGCCGCCGGGCACACCGGGCAGCCCGGTCCCGTCCAGCTGAACGTCGCGTTCCGCGAACCGCTCTCCGCCGGGCTGCGTGCCGAGGACGTCGCCGCCGTGCCCCACGACGAGGTCGACACCGACCACGCCCGTCGTCGGGTGCACGCCGGACTGCCGGTCGTCGAACTCGCGCCGGACGACGCACCCGCGACGGTCGTCATCGCCGGACACGACGCCGGCGAGGACGCCGAACGGATCGCCTGGGAGCTCGGTGCGCCGCTGCTGGCCGAGGTGTCGAGCGGCGCGCGGTTCGGGCGCAACCTGGTCGTCGCCTACCGCGAGCTGCTGCGCGACCCCGAGCTCGGCGGAGCGGTCCGTCGAGCCGTCGTCCTCGGACACCCGACGCTCAGTCGCGAGGTCCCGGCCCTGCTGCAGCGGGCCGACGTCGAGACGATCGTGGTCCGCGGACCCGGGGCCGACCCGTTCGACCCGGCCCGTGCCTCCCGGCCGGACGCCGCGACCACCTTCGTGTCCGACGTGCGCGTGACGGGCCGCACCACCCCGGGACACCGCGCGTGGGTCGGGCGGTGGGTGACGACCAGTCGCGCGCTCCTCGGGGACGGTGACGCCGGTCCGGACCTCGACGCGAAGCGGTCGGGGGACCGCGCCGAGCGCAACCGGTACCTGCGCGACGAGGTCGCCCTGCGTCGCAGGCCCGTCGACCGCACCATGCTGGTCGACGCCGTCTGGGGCGCCACCTGGCCGCACGACCGGCTCGTCCTCGGTGCCTCGCAGCTCATCCGTGTCGCCGACGCGCACGTCCCGGGCAAGAAGGTCCGGGTGCACGCCAACCGCGGTCTCGCCGGTATCGACGGCACGGTCTCGACCGCACTCGGCATCGCGGCCGCGCTCGAACGGACGCCCGACTCCGTCGGCACCACGCGGGTGCTCGTCGGCGACCTGACCTTCCTGCACGACCTCGGGGCGTTCGTCACCGGGACCGAGGAGCCGACGCACCGCGTCCAGGTCGTCGTCGGCAACGACGGTGGCGGTGCGATCTTCCGCGGGCTGGAGGTCGCCGCGACCACCCCGGAGCAGGACATGCGCCGCATGATGACGACACCGCAGCACGTCGACGTCGAGCGTGTCGTGACCGGTCTCGGCTGGTCCTACCGACGGGCCGGGACGTGGGGCGACCTCGAGGGTGCACTCACCGATCCGGCCCAGCGCCTGGTGGTCGAGGTGCCGCTGACCGACTGA
- a CDS encoding polyprenyl synthetase family protein, whose product MNPSVPVARRAPSLRASLGIGERLFATPSERRFISAVDDGLELVEQGLEEAMRSTDTLADTTSRYLLSAGGKRIRPTLTLLIAQLGNGVTDAVVKAAVSIETTHLASLYHDDVMDEAPVRRGVPAAHVTYGNNVAILTGDLLFARASLITADLGTEGIRMQAETFQRLCMGQLHETTGPQPGDDPVEHYIQVLSDKTGSLIATAARAGVMFSGADRAYLHAVGTFGEKVGVAFQLVDDVIDLAPAKDRTGKIAGNDLRAGVDTLPLLQLRRLAAADDGAADLLARIEHDVKDAPDDAVDSAPYRSAVAALREHEATTATRAVAVRWAEEAVEALEPLPDGTVKRALTRFAESVVERSR is encoded by the coding sequence TTGAACCCGAGCGTCCCGGTCGCACGCCGCGCACCGAGCCTCCGCGCCTCGCTGGGCATCGGCGAGCGGTTGTTCGCGACCCCGTCCGAGCGCCGCTTCATCAGCGCGGTCGACGACGGGCTCGAGCTCGTCGAGCAGGGCCTCGAGGAGGCCATGCGCTCGACTGACACCCTGGCGGACACCACGAGCCGCTACCTGCTCTCGGCGGGCGGCAAGCGCATCCGGCCGACGCTGACGCTGCTCATCGCGCAGCTGGGCAACGGGGTGACCGACGCGGTGGTCAAGGCCGCGGTGAGCATCGAGACCACCCACCTGGCGTCGCTGTACCACGACGACGTCATGGACGAGGCCCCGGTCCGCCGGGGGGTCCCGGCGGCGCACGTGACCTACGGCAACAACGTCGCGATCCTGACCGGCGACCTGCTCTTCGCACGTGCCAGCCTGATCACCGCCGACCTCGGGACCGAGGGCATCCGGATGCAGGCGGAGACCTTCCAGCGCCTCTGCATGGGGCAGCTGCACGAGACGACGGGCCCGCAGCCCGGGGACGACCCGGTCGAGCACTACATCCAGGTGCTCAGCGACAAGACGGGCTCGCTGATCGCCACGGCGGCCCGCGCCGGCGTGATGTTCTCCGGAGCCGACCGCGCCTACCTGCACGCCGTCGGGACCTTCGGCGAGAAGGTCGGCGTCGCCTTCCAGCTCGTCGACGACGTCATCGACCTCGCCCCGGCGAAGGACCGCACCGGCAAGATCGCCGGCAACGACCTGCGCGCCGGCGTGGACACCCTGCCGCTGCTGCAGCTGCGTCGCCTGGCCGCCGCCGACGACGGCGCGGCCGACCTGCTCGCCCGGATCGAGCACGACGTGAAGGACGCCCCCGACGACGCCGTGGACTCCGCGCCGTACCGGTCGGCCGTCGCCGCGCTGCGCGAGCACGAAGCCACCACCGCCACCCGCGCCGTCGCCGTCCGTTGGGCGGAGGAGGCGGTCGAGGCCCTGGAACCGCTGCCCGACGGCACCGTGAAGCGCGCGCTGACCCGCTTCGCCGAGTCCGTCGTCGAACGCAGCCGCTGA
- a CDS encoding FAD-dependent oxidoreductase — protein MPTLRIAIVGAGPAGIYAADILLREAHGTDVSIDLFEQLPAPYGLVRYGVAPDHPRIKGIVNALRDVLDRGVVRLFGNVRFGEDITLDDLKQHYNAVLFSTGAIKDAELDVPGVDLDGSHGAADFVSWFDGHPDVPRTWPLTASSVAVIGNGNVALDVSRILAKHADDLLPTEIPANVYEGLQASPVTDVHVFGRRGPAQVKFTPLELRELGELRDVDMVVYDEDFDHDEASLTAIQTNKQVMVMNRVLEQWRTREVGQASRRLHLHFWAKPVEIVGEDGHVTALRYERTRPNGEGGVEGTGEVRELPVQAVYRAVGYFGSPLPGVPFDEKTGVIPNREGQVLDEDGSPLPGVYATGWIKRGPVGLIGHTKSDAMETVQHIVNDQASWWTPADPSPEAVPALLRERGVDYTDLDGWHALDEHEQALGAAEGRERIKVVPRDEMVDVSLRRTPSPTS, from the coding sequence GTGCCCACCCTGCGAATCGCCATCGTCGGCGCCGGTCCCGCCGGCATCTACGCCGCGGACATCCTGCTGCGCGAGGCGCACGGCACCGACGTGTCGATCGACCTCTTCGAGCAGCTCCCCGCGCCCTACGGCCTGGTCCGCTACGGCGTCGCACCGGACCACCCGCGCATCAAGGGCATCGTCAACGCCCTGCGGGACGTCCTCGACCGCGGAGTCGTCCGACTCTTCGGCAACGTGCGCTTCGGGGAGGACATCACCCTCGACGACCTCAAGCAGCACTACAACGCCGTGCTGTTCTCGACCGGCGCGATCAAGGACGCCGAGCTCGACGTCCCCGGGGTCGACCTCGACGGCTCCCACGGTGCCGCGGACTTCGTCAGCTGGTTCGACGGGCACCCGGACGTGCCGCGCACGTGGCCGCTCACGGCGTCGAGTGTCGCGGTGATCGGCAACGGCAACGTCGCGCTCGACGTGTCCCGCATCCTCGCGAAGCACGCCGACGACCTGCTGCCCACCGAGATCCCGGCGAACGTGTACGAGGGGCTGCAGGCGAGCCCGGTCACCGACGTGCACGTGTTCGGACGACGCGGTCCGGCGCAGGTGAAGTTCACGCCGCTGGAGCTCCGCGAGCTCGGTGAGCTCCGCGACGTCGACATGGTCGTGTACGACGAGGACTTCGACCACGACGAGGCATCGCTCACCGCGATCCAGACCAACAAGCAGGTCATGGTGATGAACCGTGTCCTCGAGCAGTGGCGCACGCGTGAGGTCGGGCAGGCCAGTCGCCGGCTCCACCTGCACTTCTGGGCGAAGCCCGTCGAGATCGTCGGCGAGGACGGCCACGTCACGGCACTGCGGTACGAGCGCACCCGGCCGAACGGCGAGGGCGGCGTCGAGGGCACCGGCGAGGTCCGCGAGCTCCCCGTGCAGGCCGTGTACCGAGCGGTGGGCTACTTCGGCTCCCCGCTGCCCGGTGTGCCCTTCGACGAGAAGACCGGCGTCATCCCGAACCGCGAGGGCCAGGTGCTCGACGAGGACGGCTCGCCGCTCCCGGGCGTCTACGCGACCGGGTGGATCAAGCGAGGCCCGGTCGGCCTGATCGGGCACACCAAGTCCGACGCGATGGAGACCGTCCAGCACATCGTCAACGACCAGGCCTCGTGGTGGACGCCGGCCGACCCGTCGCCCGAGGCGGTCCCGGCACTGCTCCGCGAGCGCGGCGTGGACTACACCGACCTCGACGGCTGGCACGCCCTCGACGAGCACGAGCAGGCCCTGGGCGCCGCGGAGGGTCGCGAGCGCATCAAGGTCGTCCCGCGCGACGAGATGGTCGACGTCTCGCTCCGACGCACGCCCTCGCCCACGAGCTGA
- a CDS encoding DUF4229 domain-containing protein, with the protein MKAWLVYTLARLGIFAAALAVLFVIGLRWYWAAIGAALIGLLVSYIALPGLRGRVTSDIAARRGRPERDADSDFEDDFVDAADTDAADTGAPAADRAVSDADRHRARREHDED; encoded by the coding sequence GTGAAAGCGTGGCTCGTCTACACCCTTGCCCGACTCGGCATCTTCGCCGCGGCGCTGGCGGTCCTGTTCGTCATCGGCCTGCGGTGGTACTGGGCGGCGATCGGCGCCGCGCTGATCGGCCTGCTCGTGTCGTACATCGCGCTGCCCGGGCTCCGCGGTCGGGTGACCTCGGACATCGCCGCTCGCCGGGGTCGACCGGAGCGGGACGCCGACTCGGACTTCGAGGACGACTTCGTCGACGCCGCCGACACCGACGCGGCCGACACCGGTGCGCCCGCCGCCGACCGAGCGGTCTCGGACGCCGACCGGCACCGCGCGCGTCGCGAGCACGACGAGGACTAG
- a CDS encoding demethylmenaquinone methyltransferase: MSRADLSKRPDEVAAMFDDVAAKYDLTNDILSAGNAPLWRVATVRAVDPQPGERVLDIAAGTGTSAAAFAKKGADVTALDLSAGMIAVGRERHPEITFVEGDAEHLPFDDDSFDAVTISFGLRNVNDPMQAITEMLRVLKPGGRLVICEFSTPPVALLRFGYGAYLKRVLPGIARLSSSNPAAYRYLAESIEAWPDQQVLSQWLRGVGFTMVAHRNLTAGIVALHRGRKPVAGTVRESVARRAKARREHQHTGEQPSVEPGDA, encoded by the coding sequence GTGAGCAGAGCGGACCTGAGCAAGCGGCCGGACGAGGTGGCGGCCATGTTCGACGACGTCGCCGCGAAGTACGACCTCACGAACGACATCCTCTCGGCGGGCAACGCCCCGCTGTGGCGCGTCGCGACGGTCCGTGCGGTCGACCCCCAGCCGGGCGAGCGGGTGCTCGACATCGCGGCCGGGACGGGCACGAGCGCAGCGGCGTTCGCGAAGAAGGGCGCCGACGTCACGGCGCTCGACCTGTCGGCGGGCATGATCGCGGTCGGGCGCGAGCGGCACCCAGAGATCACGTTCGTCGAGGGTGACGCGGAGCACCTGCCGTTCGACGACGACTCGTTCGACGCGGTGACGATCTCCTTCGGCCTGCGCAACGTCAACGACCCGATGCAGGCGATCACCGAGATGCTCCGGGTGCTCAAGCCCGGGGGCCGACTGGTCATCTGCGAGTTCTCCACGCCGCCCGTGGCGCTCCTGCGCTTCGGCTACGGCGCGTACCTCAAGCGCGTGCTCCCGGGCATCGCGCGGCTGTCGAGCAGCAACCCGGCGGCCTACCGCTACCTGGCCGAGTCGATCGAGGCGTGGCCCGACCAGCAGGTCCTCAGCCAGTGGCTGCGCGGCGTCGGCTTCACGATGGTCGCCCACCGCAACCTGACCGCGGGCATCGTGGCGCTGCACCGCGGCCGCAAGCCCGTCGCGGGCACGGTCCGCGAGTCCGTCGCCCGCCGGGCGAAGGCCCGTCGCGAGCACCAGCACACCGGCGAGCAGCCGAGCGTCGAACCCGGCGACGCCTGA
- a CDS encoding PLDc N-terminal domain-containing protein codes for MVRLWLIIAVAAVAFTVYAVIDCATMPRQRIRSLRRGWWILLVLVLPVLGGLLWFVLGRAPATPGPAPRYRGPEDDPDFLGGPRGPGTLRTGTDQDDETLRDLEDQFRDERRDRDERDDDRPADR; via the coding sequence ATGGTCCGTCTGTGGTTGATCATCGCCGTCGCCGCCGTGGCCTTCACGGTCTACGCGGTCATCGACTGCGCGACCATGCCGCGGCAGCGCATCCGCTCCCTGCGGCGTGGGTGGTGGATCCTCCTCGTGCTCGTCCTCCCGGTGCTCGGTGGCCTGCTGTGGTTCGTGCTCGGCCGGGCGCCCGCCACCCCGGGGCCGGCGCCCCGGTACCGTGGACCCGAAGACGACCCCGACTTCCTCGGCGGCCCGCGCGGCCCCGGGACACTCCGCACCGGAACGGACCAGGACGACGAAACCCTCCGAGACCTCGAGGACCAGTTCCGCGATGAACGACGCGACCGCGACGAACGAGACGACGACCGCCCCGCCGATCGCTGA
- a CDS encoding AMP-binding protein — translation MNRALVAVGASDPSAVLRGLEAALAGGPALLPVAEDGPALPTRPPSHVARRVALVVETSGSTGTGKRVALSSEALLAGAASADATLGGPGRWLLALPTHYIAGLNVLTRSVTAGTTPVVLPPGHFDGRAFADAVDRLDVGPEAPRRYTSLVPVQLARVLDDPRATAAATRFAAVLVGGQATPAPLRQRALDAGVRVVTTYGASETSGGCVYDGTPFGTVRAELVDGALELAGPMLAEGYLDDPERTARTFAERDGHRWYRTGDAATTDDDGRLRVLGRLDDVIVSGGEKVPLGAVERRVRELAGQDAAVVTRRASGEWGEVPVVVTERPLDLDEVRAHVAETLGRAARPAEVLVVDAVPMLASGKPDRRAVRALADRGGAPTP, via the coding sequence GTGAACCGCGCGCTGGTCGCCGTCGGCGCGTCCGACCCGTCGGCGGTGCTGCGCGGCCTGGAGGCTGCCCTCGCCGGCGGACCCGCGCTGCTCCCCGTCGCCGAGGACGGCCCGGCGCTGCCCACGCGCCCGCCGTCGCACGTCGCCCGCCGGGTCGCCCTGGTGGTCGAGACGAGCGGTTCCACCGGGACCGGCAAGCGCGTGGCACTGTCGTCGGAGGCGCTGCTCGCGGGCGCCGCGTCCGCCGACGCGACGCTCGGCGGGCCCGGCCGGTGGCTGCTCGCGCTGCCGACGCACTACATCGCCGGGCTCAACGTGCTGACCCGATCGGTCACGGCGGGCACGACGCCCGTCGTCCTCCCGCCGGGACACTTCGACGGCCGGGCGTTCGCCGACGCGGTGGACCGGCTCGACGTCGGTCCCGAGGCGCCGCGGCGCTACACCTCGCTCGTCCCGGTGCAGCTCGCCCGCGTGCTCGACGACCCCCGCGCCACCGCCGCCGCGACCCGCTTCGCCGCCGTGCTCGTCGGGGGCCAGGCCACGCCCGCACCGCTCCGGCAGCGTGCCCTCGACGCCGGTGTCCGGGTCGTCACGACGTACGGCGCGAGCGAGACGAGCGGTGGCTGCGTGTACGACGGCACGCCGTTCGGGACGGTCCGCGCGGAACTCGTCGACGGCGCCCTCGAACTGGCCGGCCCGATGCTCGCCGAGGGGTACCTCGACGACCCCGAGCGCACGGCCCGGACCTTCGCCGAGCGCGACGGCCACCGCTGGTACCGGACCGGCGACGCTGCGACCACCGACGACGACGGACGGCTGCGGGTGCTCGGGCGGCTCGACGACGTCATCGTGTCCGGTGGCGAGAAGGTCCCGCTCGGGGCGGTGGAACGGCGCGTGCGCGAGCTCGCGGGCCAGGACGCCGCGGTCGTCACGCGGCGCGCGTCCGGGGAGTGGGGCGAGGTGCCCGTCGTCGTCACGGAACGTCCGCTCGACCTCGACGAGGTCCGCGCCCACGTCGCGGAGACCCTGGGCCGTGCGGCCCGTCCCGCGGAGGTCCTGGTCGTCGACGCGGTGCCGATGCTCGCGTCCGGCAAGCCCGACCGCCGGGCCGTCCGGGCACTCGCGGACCGCGGGGGCGCACCGACCCCCTAG
- a CDS encoding isochorismate synthase → MTRTTTAAPSLTVSTRILDDPGDVLRHTLRDAPLAFVRSGDGIVGIGEALRFTFSGADRMRQASAVWRDLVQGATVDDPVQLRGTGLVAFGSFAFADDSAEQSVLVVPRVVIGKRRGKAWLTAVDTTPDPQPLAFSRTSVPVPAVGGHVSVAFGPGRVDEDAYAASVADAVRRITAGEAEKVVLARDLVGTLPAGADRRAVLLDLAAAYPQCVTFAVDGLVGATPETLARTDGTELSARVLAGSAARGDDPVSDRAAAEALASSAKDVEEHGFAITSLLQALRTVATDVRADPEPFRLQLPNLWHLATDVRATLPVGTTSLDVADALHPTAAVAGTPTDVAVRLVAELEGVDRGRYAGPVGWLGANGDGEWMLALRSARIDDDGTVRAWAGAGIVAGSDPAREVAETALKFRPIRDALA, encoded by the coding sequence GTGACCCGAACCACCACGGCGGCCCCCTCGCTCACGGTCTCGACCCGGATACTCGACGACCCGGGGGACGTCCTGCGCCACACCCTGCGGGACGCGCCGCTGGCGTTCGTCCGGAGCGGTGACGGCATCGTCGGGATCGGCGAAGCGCTCCGGTTCACGTTCTCCGGAGCCGACCGCATGCGGCAGGCGTCGGCGGTGTGGCGTGACCTGGTGCAGGGCGCCACGGTGGACGACCCCGTGCAGCTGCGCGGCACCGGGCTGGTCGCGTTCGGGTCCTTCGCGTTCGCCGACGACTCCGCCGAGCAGAGCGTGCTCGTCGTGCCGCGCGTGGTGATCGGCAAGCGCCGCGGCAAGGCCTGGCTCACCGCCGTCGACACGACACCGGACCCGCAGCCCCTCGCGTTCTCGCGGACCTCGGTGCCGGTGCCGGCCGTCGGCGGGCACGTCTCGGTCGCCTTCGGCCCCGGCCGGGTCGACGAGGACGCCTACGCCGCGTCCGTCGCGGACGCCGTCCGTCGGATCACCGCAGGCGAGGCCGAGAAGGTCGTCCTGGCGCGCGACCTGGTCGGCACGCTGCCCGCCGGTGCCGACCGACGGGCGGTCCTGCTCGACCTGGCGGCGGCCTACCCGCAGTGCGTCACCTTCGCCGTCGACGGACTCGTCGGAGCGACCCCGGAGACCCTCGCCCGGACCGACGGCACGGAGCTGTCGGCGCGGGTGCTCGCCGGGAGCGCCGCGCGCGGCGACGACCCGGTGTCCGACCGGGCCGCGGCCGAGGCCCTGGCGTCGAGCGCGAAGGACGTCGAGGAGCACGGCTTCGCGATCACCAGCCTGCTGCAGGCGCTCCGGACCGTCGCCACCGACGTCCGCGCGGACCCCGAGCCGTTCCGGCTCCAGCTGCCGAACCTGTGGCACCTGGCCACCGACGTCCGCGCGACCCTGCCGGTCGGCACCACCTCGCTCGACGTCGCCGACGCCCTGCACCCGACCGCGGCCGTGGCGGGCACCCCCACCGACGTCGCCGTCCGACTGGTCGCCGAGCTCGAGGGCGTCGACCGCGGTCGCTACGCGGGGCCGGTCGGCTGGCTCGGCGCGAACGGCGACGGCGAGTGGATGCTCGCGCTCCGCAGCGCCCGGATCGACGACGACGGGACCGTGCGCGCGTGGGCCGGCGCGGGGATCGTCGCGGGGTCGGACCCGGCGCGCGAGGTCGCCGAGACCGCCCTGAAGTTCCGTCCGATCCGCGACGCGCTCGCCTGA
- a CDS encoding 1,4-dihydroxy-2-naphthoate polyprenyltransferase, whose translation MARTKNRTPVKGRSGNPAKAAAPQRTKQRATASDWIGGARLRTLTLGVVPVVLGTGVAFVDSGEPGDFGSYLGRDHHLAVALLALAVALFLQIGVNYSNDYSDGVRGTDEFRVGPARLTGAGLAKPRTVLTVALTFFGLAAVAGLVIVLLTGTWWLLLVGAAAIVAAWYYTGGKKPYGYNALGEVFVFVFFGLVAVLGTQYVQIQAVTTSGWAAAVAAGFFACAVLMVNNIRDVDEDRQAGKRTLAVVVGRPVARVLFGLFLMLPYVVLLWFVLLYFRTGFAYFSLLLALPALAIGVSSRKPRELITALQLSSFASLAYGVVLGLTLVLLP comes from the coding sequence GTGGCACGTACGAAGAACAGGACCCCGGTCAAGGGCCGCAGCGGCAACCCGGCGAAGGCCGCGGCACCGCAGCGCACGAAGCAGCGGGCGACCGCGAGCGACTGGATCGGCGGCGCCCGGCTCCGGACCCTCACGCTCGGCGTCGTGCCGGTCGTGCTCGGCACCGGCGTCGCGTTCGTCGACTCCGGTGAACCGGGCGACTTCGGGTCGTACCTCGGCCGCGACCACCACCTGGCGGTCGCCCTGCTCGCGCTCGCGGTCGCGCTGTTCCTGCAGATCGGCGTGAACTACAGCAACGACTACTCGGACGGCGTCCGGGGCACCGACGAGTTCCGCGTCGGCCCGGCCCGGCTCACGGGTGCGGGGCTGGCGAAGCCGCGCACCGTGCTCACGGTCGCGCTCACGTTCTTCGGACTGGCGGCGGTCGCCGGACTGGTGATCGTGCTGCTCACCGGCACGTGGTGGCTGCTCCTCGTCGGGGCGGCGGCGATCGTCGCGGCCTGGTACTACACGGGCGGGAAGAAGCCCTACGGCTACAACGCCCTCGGCGAGGTCTTCGTCTTCGTGTTCTTCGGGTTGGTCGCCGTGCTCGGCACCCAGTACGTGCAGATCCAGGCGGTCACCACGAGCGGCTGGGCGGCTGCGGTCGCCGCCGGGTTCTTCGCCTGCGCCGTGCTCATGGTCAACAACATCCGCGACGTGGACGAGGACCGACAGGCCGGCAAGCGCACGCTCGCCGTCGTCGTCGGCCGCCCCGTCGCACGGGTCCTGTTCGGCCTGTTCCTGATGCTGCCGTACGTGGTGCTGCTCTGGTTCGTGCTGCTGTACTTCCGCACCGGCTTCGCGTACTTCTCGCTCCTGCTCGCGCTCCCCGCGCTCGCGATCGGCGTCTCGTCCCGCAAGCCCCGCGAGCTCATCACGGCGCTGCAGCTGTCGTCGTTCGCGTCGCTCGCCTACGGCGTGGTGCTCGGCCTGACCCTGGTCCTCCTGCCGTAG
- a CDS encoding 1,4-dihydroxy-2-naphthoyl-CoA synthase, translating into MAAPVSDLFDPDVWTAAPVAEHFTDITYHKHVSQGIVRVAFDRPEVRNAFRPRTVDELYRALDDARQDPRVGVVLLTGNGPSPKDGGWAFCSGGDQRIRGRSGYQYVGDEGAPPEGVDPAAAQASMGRLHILEVQRLIRMMPKVVIAVVPGWAAGGGHSLHAVADLTIASAEHGRFKQTDADVGSFDGGYGSAYYARQIGQKLAREVFFLAEEYSAQRAYEMGAVNRVVRHEDLEREAIRWGETILGKSPTAIRMLKYAFNAVDDGMVGQQVFAGEATRLAYASDEAVEGRDAFLEKRPPEWTSFPWHY; encoded by the coding sequence ATGGCTGCTCCCGTCTCCGACCTGTTCGACCCCGACGTCTGGACCGCCGCACCGGTCGCTGAGCACTTCACCGACATCACGTACCACAAGCACGTCTCGCAGGGCATCGTCCGCGTCGCGTTCGACCGGCCCGAGGTCCGCAACGCCTTCCGCCCCCGCACCGTCGACGAGCTGTACCGCGCCCTCGACGACGCGCGACAGGACCCCCGCGTCGGTGTCGTCCTGCTCACGGGCAACGGCCCGAGCCCGAAGGACGGGGGCTGGGCCTTCTGCTCCGGCGGTGACCAGCGCATCCGCGGCCGCAGCGGCTACCAGTACGTCGGCGACGAAGGCGCCCCGCCGGAGGGCGTCGACCCCGCTGCCGCCCAGGCGTCGATGGGGCGGCTCCACATCCTCGAGGTCCAGCGCCTCATCCGCATGATGCCGAAGGTCGTCATCGCCGTCGTGCCCGGGTGGGCCGCCGGCGGCGGGCACTCGCTGCACGCCGTCGCGGACCTGACGATCGCGAGCGCGGAGCACGGCCGGTTCAAGCAGACCGACGCCGACGTGGGGTCCTTCGACGGCGGGTACGGCAGCGCCTACTACGCCCGCCAGATCGGCCAGAAGCTCGCGCGCGAGGTCTTCTTCCTCGCTGAGGAGTACTCGGCGCAGCGCGCGTACGAGATGGGCGCGGTGAACAGGGTGGTCCGGCACGAGGACCTCGAACGCGAGGCGATCCGGTGGGGCGAGACGATCCTCGGCAAGTCCCCGACAGCCATCCGCATGCTCAAGTACGCGTTCAACGCCGTGGACGACGGCATGGTCGGCCAGCAGGTCTTCGCGGGCGAGGCGACGCGCCTCGCCTACGCCTCCGACGAGGCGGTCGAGGGCCGGGATGCCTTCCTCGAGAAGCGCCCGCCGGAGTGGACGTCCTTCCCGTGGCACTACTGA